In Primulina eburnea isolate SZY01 chromosome 3, ASM2296580v1, whole genome shotgun sequence, one DNA window encodes the following:
- the LOC140825707 gene encoding uncharacterized protein isoform X8 translates to MQETTCLQCGYRGSTNAFVYCVKCLDVAVHRYCLDVIPGYNEFIHWVCDECRDEAQNRKSTVDSHTFAEPAIKPIWMGSFHILNKKPSMLDGVIAHVSTRACPEVHAESSQFQPVLHLEMLPKSDVWPKSFEISELSWDNIALYFFPSEISEWNFDIFVDEMMHKELAMRAFVQNAELLVFTSRDLPSLYWRFQYRYYLWGVFRGKHRPPANSHLCREELGRHVMMHGVSGCKITETMKSCDARSLLDTLRKVETTGKSRMRGRPLDDAWDHALPMDDIRQGTKCKYCNFFSKRGGITRLKAHLGGGDPTMRIKGCPNVSTDIKNLMEKEMKTFNERPKRPFQAATTKSSGRGRPLDDAWEHCIPLDNIRQGAKCKYCNFVSKRGGIARLKAHLGGGDPIMRIRGCLNVSVERKEIDGRRDQEMYENAQ, encoded by the exons ATGCAGGAGACCACGTGTTTGCAGTGTGGCTATAGAGGATCCACCAATGCCTTTGTATATTGTGTCAAATGTCTAGATGTTGCCGTGCATCG CTACTGTCTAGATGTAATACCGGGTTACAATGAGTTCATCCATTGGGTTTGTGATGAATGCAGAGATGAAGCCCAAAACAGAAAATCAACAGTTGATAGCCATACATTTGCTGAACCCGCCATCAAGCCCATTTGGAT GGGAAGTTTCCACATATTGAACAAAAAACCCAGCATGCTTGATGGAGTCATAGCACATGTATCTACCAGAGCGTGCCCAGAAGTGCACGCAGAGTCAAGTCAATTTCAACCTGTGCTACACCTGGAAATGCTTCCCAAGTCTGATGTTTGGCCAAAAAGTTTTGAGATATCAGAACTTAGTTGGGACAATATTGCACTCTATTTCTTTCCATCGGAGATAAG TGAATggaattttgatattttcgTTGAtgaaatgatgcataaagaacTTGCCATGAGAGCCTTTGTGCAGAATGCTGAGCTTTTGGTCTTTACTTCGAGGGATTTGCCTTCGCTTTACTGGA GGTTCCAATACAGATATTATCTATGGGGAGTATTTAGAGGAAAGCACCGCCCCCCGGCAAATTCTCATTTATGCAGAGAGGAGTTGGGAAGACACGTGATGATGCATGGTGTTAGTGGATGTAAAATTACTGAAACAATGAAGAGTTGTGATGCTCGTAGTTTGCTTGATACCCTGAGAAAAG TAGAAACCACAGGAAAATCTCGTATGAGGGGAAGGCCGCTAGATGATGCTTGGGACCACGCCCTGCCAATGGATGATATAAGGCAGGGCACAAAATGCAAATATTGCAACTTTTTCTCTAAACGTGGTGGAATTACTCGTTTAAAAGCACATTTGGGTGGAGGTGATCCTACAATGCGAATTAAAGGTTGCCCTAACGTGTCCACGGATATCAAAAATTTGATGGAAAAAGAGATGAAAACATTTAATGAACGGCCAAAGAGACCTTTCCAAG CAGCCACAACAAAATCATCGGGAAGGGGAAGGCCACTTGACGATGCTTGGGAACATTGTATACCGTTGGATAACATAAGACAAGGCGCAAAATGCAAGTACTGTAACTTTGTTTCAAAACGTGGTGGAATTGCTCGTCTGAAGGCACACTTGGGTGGCGGTGATCCTATAATGCGGATTAGAGGTTGCCTAAACGTGTCAGTGGAACGTAAAGAAATTGATGGCAGAAGGGATCAAGAGATGTATGAAAACGCCCAGTGA
- the LOC140825707 gene encoding uncharacterized protein isoform X9, whose product MQETTCLQCGYRGSTNAFVYCVKCLDVAVHRYCLDVIPGYNEFIHWVCDECRDEAQNRKSTVDSHTFAEPAIKPIWMGSFHILNKKPSMLDGVIAHVSTRACPEVHAESSQFQPVLHLEMLPKSDVWPKSFEISELSWDNIALYFFPSEISEWNFDIFVDEMMHKELAMRAFVQNAELLVFTSRDLPSLYWRFQYRYYLWGVFRGKHRPPANSHLCREELGRHVMMHGVSGCKITETMKSCDARSLLDTLRKGKSRMRGRPLDDAWDHALPMDDIRQGTKCKYCNFFSKRGGITRLKAHLGGGDPTMRIKGCPNVSTDIKNLMEKEMKTFNERPKRPFQAATTKSSGRGRPLDDAWEHCIPLDNIRQGAKCKYCNFVSKRGGIARLKAHLGGGDPIMRIRGCLNVSVERKEIDGRRDQEMYENAQ is encoded by the exons ATGCAGGAGACCACGTGTTTGCAGTGTGGCTATAGAGGATCCACCAATGCCTTTGTATATTGTGTCAAATGTCTAGATGTTGCCGTGCATCG CTACTGTCTAGATGTAATACCGGGTTACAATGAGTTCATCCATTGGGTTTGTGATGAATGCAGAGATGAAGCCCAAAACAGAAAATCAACAGTTGATAGCCATACATTTGCTGAACCCGCCATCAAGCCCATTTGGAT GGGAAGTTTCCACATATTGAACAAAAAACCCAGCATGCTTGATGGAGTCATAGCACATGTATCTACCAGAGCGTGCCCAGAAGTGCACGCAGAGTCAAGTCAATTTCAACCTGTGCTACACCTGGAAATGCTTCCCAAGTCTGATGTTTGGCCAAAAAGTTTTGAGATATCAGAACTTAGTTGGGACAATATTGCACTCTATTTCTTTCCATCGGAGATAAG TGAATggaattttgatattttcgTTGAtgaaatgatgcataaagaacTTGCCATGAGAGCCTTTGTGCAGAATGCTGAGCTTTTGGTCTTTACTTCGAGGGATTTGCCTTCGCTTTACTGGA GGTTCCAATACAGATATTATCTATGGGGAGTATTTAGAGGAAAGCACCGCCCCCCGGCAAATTCTCATTTATGCAGAGAGGAGTTGGGAAGACACGTGATGATGCATGGTGTTAGTGGATGTAAAATTACTGAAACAATGAAGAGTTGTGATGCTCGTAGTTTGCTTGATACCCTGAGAAAAG GAAAATCTCGTATGAGGGGAAGGCCGCTAGATGATGCTTGGGACCACGCCCTGCCAATGGATGATATAAGGCAGGGCACAAAATGCAAATATTGCAACTTTTTCTCTAAACGTGGTGGAATTACTCGTTTAAAAGCACATTTGGGTGGAGGTGATCCTACAATGCGAATTAAAGGTTGCCCTAACGTGTCCACGGATATCAAAAATTTGATGGAAAAAGAGATGAAAACATTTAATGAACGGCCAAAGAGACCTTTCCAAG CAGCCACAACAAAATCATCGGGAAGGGGAAGGCCACTTGACGATGCTTGGGAACATTGTATACCGTTGGATAACATAAGACAAGGCGCAAAATGCAAGTACTGTAACTTTGTTTCAAAACGTGGTGGAATTGCTCGTCTGAAGGCACACTTGGGTGGCGGTGATCCTATAATGCGGATTAGAGGTTGCCTAAACGTGTCAGTGGAACGTAAAGAAATTGATGGCAGAAGGGATCAAGAGATGTATGAAAACGCCCAGTGA
- the LOC140825707 gene encoding uncharacterized protein isoform X2, giving the protein METTCLQCGYRGSTNAFVYCVKCLDVAVHRYCLDVIPGYNEFIHWVCDECRDEAQNRKSTVDSHTFAEPAIKPIWMGSFHILNKKPSMLDGVIAHVSTRACPEVHAESSQFQPVLHLEMLPKSDVWPKSFEISELSWDNIALYFFPSEISEWNFDIFVDEMMHKELAMRAFVQNAELLVFTSRDLPSLYWRFQYRYYLWGVFRGKHRPPANSHLCREELGRHVMMHGVSGCKITETMKSCDARSLLDTLRKGVPQEDKTRTCIHDGWEQPKPVNDSRHTAECHCHYCGFVSSLGGISHLKAHLGGGDPRIHVPGCCKVPPEVKRIIADSISGCVQNKKAQCVKNIQVETTGKSRMRGRPLDDAWDHALPMDDIRQGTKCKYCNFFSKRGGITRLKAHLGGGDPTMRIKGCPNVSTDIKNLMEKEMKTFNERPKRPFQAATTKSSGRGRPLDDAWEHCIPLDNIRQGAKCKYCNFVSKRGGIARLKAHLGGGDPIMRIRGCLNVSVERKEIDGRRDQEMYENAQ; this is encoded by the exons ATG GAGACCACGTGTTTGCAGTGTGGCTATAGAGGATCCACCAATGCCTTTGTATATTGTGTCAAATGTCTAGATGTTGCCGTGCATCG CTACTGTCTAGATGTAATACCGGGTTACAATGAGTTCATCCATTGGGTTTGTGATGAATGCAGAGATGAAGCCCAAAACAGAAAATCAACAGTTGATAGCCATACATTTGCTGAACCCGCCATCAAGCCCATTTGGAT GGGAAGTTTCCACATATTGAACAAAAAACCCAGCATGCTTGATGGAGTCATAGCACATGTATCTACCAGAGCGTGCCCAGAAGTGCACGCAGAGTCAAGTCAATTTCAACCTGTGCTACACCTGGAAATGCTTCCCAAGTCTGATGTTTGGCCAAAAAGTTTTGAGATATCAGAACTTAGTTGGGACAATATTGCACTCTATTTCTTTCCATCGGAGATAAG TGAATggaattttgatattttcgTTGAtgaaatgatgcataaagaacTTGCCATGAGAGCCTTTGTGCAGAATGCTGAGCTTTTGGTCTTTACTTCGAGGGATTTGCCTTCGCTTTACTGGA GGTTCCAATACAGATATTATCTATGGGGAGTATTTAGAGGAAAGCACCGCCCCCCGGCAAATTCTCATTTATGCAGAGAGGAGTTGGGAAGACACGTGATGATGCATGGTGTTAGTGGATGTAAAATTACTGAAACAATGAAGAGTTGTGATGCTCGTAGTTTGCTTGATACCCTGAGAAAAG GCGTACCGCAGGAGGATAAAACGAGAACTTGTATACATGATGGTTGGGAACAGCCCAAACCTGTGAATGATTCGAGACATACGGCGGAGTGTCACTGTCATTACTGTGGTTTTGTGTCATCACTTGGGGGGATCTCACATCTTAAGGCACATTTGGGGGGAGGGGACCCAAGAATTCATGTACCAGGATGCTGTAAGGTGCCGCCAGAAGTCAAAAGAATAATAGCTGACTCGATCTCTGGATGTGTCCAAAACAAGAAAGCACAGTGCGTAAAGAATATTCAAG TAGAAACCACAGGAAAATCTCGTATGAGGGGAAGGCCGCTAGATGATGCTTGGGACCACGCCCTGCCAATGGATGATATAAGGCAGGGCACAAAATGCAAATATTGCAACTTTTTCTCTAAACGTGGTGGAATTACTCGTTTAAAAGCACATTTGGGTGGAGGTGATCCTACAATGCGAATTAAAGGTTGCCCTAACGTGTCCACGGATATCAAAAATTTGATGGAAAAAGAGATGAAAACATTTAATGAACGGCCAAAGAGACCTTTCCAAG CAGCCACAACAAAATCATCGGGAAGGGGAAGGCCACTTGACGATGCTTGGGAACATTGTATACCGTTGGATAACATAAGACAAGGCGCAAAATGCAAGTACTGTAACTTTGTTTCAAAACGTGGTGGAATTGCTCGTCTGAAGGCACACTTGGGTGGCGGTGATCCTATAATGCGGATTAGAGGTTGCCTAAACGTGTCAGTGGAACGTAAAGAAATTGATGGCAGAAGGGATCAAGAGATGTATGAAAACGCCCAGTGA
- the LOC140825707 gene encoding uncharacterized protein isoform X6 produces the protein MQETTCLQCGYRGSTNAFVYCVKCLDVAVHRDEAQNRKSTVDSHTFAEPAIKPIWMGSFHILNKKPSMLDGVIAHVSTRACPEVHAESSQFQPVLHLEMLPKSDVWPKSFEISELSWDNIALYFFPSEISEWNFDIFVDEMMHKELAMRAFVQNAELLVFTSRDLPSLYWRFQYRYYLWGVFRGKHRPPANSHLCREELGRHVMMHGVSGCKITETMKSCDARSLLDTLRKGVPQEDKTRTCIHDGWEQPKPVNDSRHTAECHCHYCGFVSSLGGISHLKAHLGGGDPRIHVPGCCKVPPEVKRIIADSISGCVQNKKAQCVKNIQVETTGKSRMRGRPLDDAWDHALPMDDIRQGTKCKYCNFFSKRGGITRLKAHLGGGDPTMRIKGCPNVSTDIKNLMEKEMKTFNERPKRPFQAATTKSSGRGRPLDDAWEHCIPLDNIRQGAKCKYCNFVSKRGGIARLKAHLGGGDPIMRIRGCLNVSVERKEIDGRRDQEMYENAQ, from the exons ATGCAGGAGACCACGTGTTTGCAGTGTGGCTATAGAGGATCCACCAATGCCTTTGTATATTGTGTCAAATGTCTAGATGTTGCCGTGCATCG AGATGAAGCCCAAAACAGAAAATCAACAGTTGATAGCCATACATTTGCTGAACCCGCCATCAAGCCCATTTGGAT GGGAAGTTTCCACATATTGAACAAAAAACCCAGCATGCTTGATGGAGTCATAGCACATGTATCTACCAGAGCGTGCCCAGAAGTGCACGCAGAGTCAAGTCAATTTCAACCTGTGCTACACCTGGAAATGCTTCCCAAGTCTGATGTTTGGCCAAAAAGTTTTGAGATATCAGAACTTAGTTGGGACAATATTGCACTCTATTTCTTTCCATCGGAGATAAG TGAATggaattttgatattttcgTTGAtgaaatgatgcataaagaacTTGCCATGAGAGCCTTTGTGCAGAATGCTGAGCTTTTGGTCTTTACTTCGAGGGATTTGCCTTCGCTTTACTGGA GGTTCCAATACAGATATTATCTATGGGGAGTATTTAGAGGAAAGCACCGCCCCCCGGCAAATTCTCATTTATGCAGAGAGGAGTTGGGAAGACACGTGATGATGCATGGTGTTAGTGGATGTAAAATTACTGAAACAATGAAGAGTTGTGATGCTCGTAGTTTGCTTGATACCCTGAGAAAAG GCGTACCGCAGGAGGATAAAACGAGAACTTGTATACATGATGGTTGGGAACAGCCCAAACCTGTGAATGATTCGAGACATACGGCGGAGTGTCACTGTCATTACTGTGGTTTTGTGTCATCACTTGGGGGGATCTCACATCTTAAGGCACATTTGGGGGGAGGGGACCCAAGAATTCATGTACCAGGATGCTGTAAGGTGCCGCCAGAAGTCAAAAGAATAATAGCTGACTCGATCTCTGGATGTGTCCAAAACAAGAAAGCACAGTGCGTAAAGAATATTCAAG TAGAAACCACAGGAAAATCTCGTATGAGGGGAAGGCCGCTAGATGATGCTTGGGACCACGCCCTGCCAATGGATGATATAAGGCAGGGCACAAAATGCAAATATTGCAACTTTTTCTCTAAACGTGGTGGAATTACTCGTTTAAAAGCACATTTGGGTGGAGGTGATCCTACAATGCGAATTAAAGGTTGCCCTAACGTGTCCACGGATATCAAAAATTTGATGGAAAAAGAGATGAAAACATTTAATGAACGGCCAAAGAGACCTTTCCAAG CAGCCACAACAAAATCATCGGGAAGGGGAAGGCCACTTGACGATGCTTGGGAACATTGTATACCGTTGGATAACATAAGACAAGGCGCAAAATGCAAGTACTGTAACTTTGTTTCAAAACGTGGTGGAATTGCTCGTCTGAAGGCACACTTGGGTGGCGGTGATCCTATAATGCGGATTAGAGGTTGCCTAAACGTGTCAGTGGAACGTAAAGAAATTGATGGCAGAAGGGATCAAGAGATGTATGAAAACGCCCAGTGA
- the LOC140825707 gene encoding uncharacterized protein isoform X1, translated as MQETTCLQCGYRGSTNAFVYCVKCLDVAVHRYCLDVIPGYNEFIHWVCDECRDEAQNRKSTVDSHTFAEPAIKPIWMGSFHILNKKPSMLDGVIAHVSTRACPEVHAESSQFQPVLHLEMLPKSDVWPKSFEISELSWDNIALYFFPSEISEWNFDIFVDEMMHKELAMRAFVQNAELLVFTSRDLPSLYWRFQYRYYLWGVFRGKHRPPANSHLCREELGRHVMMHGVSGCKITETMKSCDARSLLDTLRKGVPQEDKTRTCIHDGWEQPKPVNDSRHTAECHCHYCGFVSSLGGISHLKAHLGGGDPRIHVPGCCKVPPEVKRIIADSISGCVQNKKAQCVKNIQVETTGKSRMRGRPLDDAWDHALPMDDIRQGTKCKYCNFFSKRGGITRLKAHLGGGDPTMRIKGCPNVSTDIKNLMEKEMKTFNERPKRPFQAATTKSSGRGRPLDDAWEHCIPLDNIRQGAKCKYCNFVSKRGGIARLKAHLGGGDPIMRIRGCLNVSVERKEIDGRRDQEMYENAQ; from the exons ATGCAGGAGACCACGTGTTTGCAGTGTGGCTATAGAGGATCCACCAATGCCTTTGTATATTGTGTCAAATGTCTAGATGTTGCCGTGCATCG CTACTGTCTAGATGTAATACCGGGTTACAATGAGTTCATCCATTGGGTTTGTGATGAATGCAGAGATGAAGCCCAAAACAGAAAATCAACAGTTGATAGCCATACATTTGCTGAACCCGCCATCAAGCCCATTTGGAT GGGAAGTTTCCACATATTGAACAAAAAACCCAGCATGCTTGATGGAGTCATAGCACATGTATCTACCAGAGCGTGCCCAGAAGTGCACGCAGAGTCAAGTCAATTTCAACCTGTGCTACACCTGGAAATGCTTCCCAAGTCTGATGTTTGGCCAAAAAGTTTTGAGATATCAGAACTTAGTTGGGACAATATTGCACTCTATTTCTTTCCATCGGAGATAAG TGAATggaattttgatattttcgTTGAtgaaatgatgcataaagaacTTGCCATGAGAGCCTTTGTGCAGAATGCTGAGCTTTTGGTCTTTACTTCGAGGGATTTGCCTTCGCTTTACTGGA GGTTCCAATACAGATATTATCTATGGGGAGTATTTAGAGGAAAGCACCGCCCCCCGGCAAATTCTCATTTATGCAGAGAGGAGTTGGGAAGACACGTGATGATGCATGGTGTTAGTGGATGTAAAATTACTGAAACAATGAAGAGTTGTGATGCTCGTAGTTTGCTTGATACCCTGAGAAAAG GCGTACCGCAGGAGGATAAAACGAGAACTTGTATACATGATGGTTGGGAACAGCCCAAACCTGTGAATGATTCGAGACATACGGCGGAGTGTCACTGTCATTACTGTGGTTTTGTGTCATCACTTGGGGGGATCTCACATCTTAAGGCACATTTGGGGGGAGGGGACCCAAGAATTCATGTACCAGGATGCTGTAAGGTGCCGCCAGAAGTCAAAAGAATAATAGCTGACTCGATCTCTGGATGTGTCCAAAACAAGAAAGCACAGTGCGTAAAGAATATTCAAG TAGAAACCACAGGAAAATCTCGTATGAGGGGAAGGCCGCTAGATGATGCTTGGGACCACGCCCTGCCAATGGATGATATAAGGCAGGGCACAAAATGCAAATATTGCAACTTTTTCTCTAAACGTGGTGGAATTACTCGTTTAAAAGCACATTTGGGTGGAGGTGATCCTACAATGCGAATTAAAGGTTGCCCTAACGTGTCCACGGATATCAAAAATTTGATGGAAAAAGAGATGAAAACATTTAATGAACGGCCAAAGAGACCTTTCCAAG CAGCCACAACAAAATCATCGGGAAGGGGAAGGCCACTTGACGATGCTTGGGAACATTGTATACCGTTGGATAACATAAGACAAGGCGCAAAATGCAAGTACTGTAACTTTGTTTCAAAACGTGGTGGAATTGCTCGTCTGAAGGCACACTTGGGTGGCGGTGATCCTATAATGCGGATTAGAGGTTGCCTAAACGTGTCAGTGGAACGTAAAGAAATTGATGGCAGAAGGGATCAAGAGATGTATGAAAACGCCCAGTGA
- the LOC140825707 gene encoding uncharacterized protein isoform X7 yields the protein METTCLQCGYRGSTNAFVYCVKCLDVAVHRDEAQNRKSTVDSHTFAEPAIKPIWMGSFHILNKKPSMLDGVIAHVSTRACPEVHAESSQFQPVLHLEMLPKSDVWPKSFEISELSWDNIALYFFPSEISEWNFDIFVDEMMHKELAMRAFVQNAELLVFTSRDLPSLYWRFQYRYYLWGVFRGKHRPPANSHLCREELGRHVMMHGVSGCKITETMKSCDARSLLDTLRKGVPQEDKTRTCIHDGWEQPKPVNDSRHTAECHCHYCGFVSSLGGISHLKAHLGGGDPRIHVPGCCKVPPEVKRIIADSISGCVQNKKAQCVKNIQVETTGKSRMRGRPLDDAWDHALPMDDIRQGTKCKYCNFFSKRGGITRLKAHLGGGDPTMRIKGCPNVSTDIKNLMEKEMKTFNERPKRPFQAATTKSSGRGRPLDDAWEHCIPLDNIRQGAKCKYCNFVSKRGGIARLKAHLGGGDPIMRIRGCLNVSVERKEIDGRRDQEMYENAQ from the exons ATG GAGACCACGTGTTTGCAGTGTGGCTATAGAGGATCCACCAATGCCTTTGTATATTGTGTCAAATGTCTAGATGTTGCCGTGCATCG AGATGAAGCCCAAAACAGAAAATCAACAGTTGATAGCCATACATTTGCTGAACCCGCCATCAAGCCCATTTGGAT GGGAAGTTTCCACATATTGAACAAAAAACCCAGCATGCTTGATGGAGTCATAGCACATGTATCTACCAGAGCGTGCCCAGAAGTGCACGCAGAGTCAAGTCAATTTCAACCTGTGCTACACCTGGAAATGCTTCCCAAGTCTGATGTTTGGCCAAAAAGTTTTGAGATATCAGAACTTAGTTGGGACAATATTGCACTCTATTTCTTTCCATCGGAGATAAG TGAATggaattttgatattttcgTTGAtgaaatgatgcataaagaacTTGCCATGAGAGCCTTTGTGCAGAATGCTGAGCTTTTGGTCTTTACTTCGAGGGATTTGCCTTCGCTTTACTGGA GGTTCCAATACAGATATTATCTATGGGGAGTATTTAGAGGAAAGCACCGCCCCCCGGCAAATTCTCATTTATGCAGAGAGGAGTTGGGAAGACACGTGATGATGCATGGTGTTAGTGGATGTAAAATTACTGAAACAATGAAGAGTTGTGATGCTCGTAGTTTGCTTGATACCCTGAGAAAAG GCGTACCGCAGGAGGATAAAACGAGAACTTGTATACATGATGGTTGGGAACAGCCCAAACCTGTGAATGATTCGAGACATACGGCGGAGTGTCACTGTCATTACTGTGGTTTTGTGTCATCACTTGGGGGGATCTCACATCTTAAGGCACATTTGGGGGGAGGGGACCCAAGAATTCATGTACCAGGATGCTGTAAGGTGCCGCCAGAAGTCAAAAGAATAATAGCTGACTCGATCTCTGGATGTGTCCAAAACAAGAAAGCACAGTGCGTAAAGAATATTCAAG TAGAAACCACAGGAAAATCTCGTATGAGGGGAAGGCCGCTAGATGATGCTTGGGACCACGCCCTGCCAATGGATGATATAAGGCAGGGCACAAAATGCAAATATTGCAACTTTTTCTCTAAACGTGGTGGAATTACTCGTTTAAAAGCACATTTGGGTGGAGGTGATCCTACAATGCGAATTAAAGGTTGCCCTAACGTGTCCACGGATATCAAAAATTTGATGGAAAAAGAGATGAAAACATTTAATGAACGGCCAAAGAGACCTTTCCAAG CAGCCACAACAAAATCATCGGGAAGGGGAAGGCCACTTGACGATGCTTGGGAACATTGTATACCGTTGGATAACATAAGACAAGGCGCAAAATGCAAGTACTGTAACTTTGTTTCAAAACGTGGTGGAATTGCTCGTCTGAAGGCACACTTGGGTGGCGGTGATCCTATAATGCGGATTAGAGGTTGCCTAAACGTGTCAGTGGAACGTAAAGAAATTGATGGCAGAAGGGATCAAGAGATGTATGAAAACGCCCAGTGA
- the LOC140825707 gene encoding uncharacterized protein isoform X5, whose amino-acid sequence MQETTCLQCGYRGSTNAFVYCVKCLDVAVHRYCLDVIPGYNEFIHWVCDECRDEAQNRKSTVDSHTFAEPAIKPIWMGSFHILNKKPSMLDGVIAHVSTRACPEVHAESSQFQPVLHLEMLPKSDVWPKSFEISELSWDNIALYFFPSEISEWNFDIFVDEMMHKELAMRAFVQNAELLVFTSRDLPSLYWRFQYRYYLWGVFRGKHRPPANSHLCREELGRHVMMHGVSGCKITETMKSCDARSLLDTLRKGVPQEDKTRTCIHDGWEQPKPVNDSRHTAECHCHYCGFVSSLGGISHLKAHLGGGDPRIHVPGCCKVPPEVKRIIADSISGCVQNKKAQCVKNIQGKSRMRGRPLDDAWDHALPMDDIRQGTKCKYCNFFSKRGGITRLKAHLGGGDPTMRIKGCPNVSTDIKNLMEKEMKTFNERPKRPFQAATTKSSGRGRPLDDAWEHCIPLDNIRQGAKCKYCNFVSKRGGIARLKAHLGGGDPIMRIRGCLNVSVERKEIDGRRDQEMYENAQ is encoded by the exons ATGCAGGAGACCACGTGTTTGCAGTGTGGCTATAGAGGATCCACCAATGCCTTTGTATATTGTGTCAAATGTCTAGATGTTGCCGTGCATCG CTACTGTCTAGATGTAATACCGGGTTACAATGAGTTCATCCATTGGGTTTGTGATGAATGCAGAGATGAAGCCCAAAACAGAAAATCAACAGTTGATAGCCATACATTTGCTGAACCCGCCATCAAGCCCATTTGGAT GGGAAGTTTCCACATATTGAACAAAAAACCCAGCATGCTTGATGGAGTCATAGCACATGTATCTACCAGAGCGTGCCCAGAAGTGCACGCAGAGTCAAGTCAATTTCAACCTGTGCTACACCTGGAAATGCTTCCCAAGTCTGATGTTTGGCCAAAAAGTTTTGAGATATCAGAACTTAGTTGGGACAATATTGCACTCTATTTCTTTCCATCGGAGATAAG TGAATggaattttgatattttcgTTGAtgaaatgatgcataaagaacTTGCCATGAGAGCCTTTGTGCAGAATGCTGAGCTTTTGGTCTTTACTTCGAGGGATTTGCCTTCGCTTTACTGGA GGTTCCAATACAGATATTATCTATGGGGAGTATTTAGAGGAAAGCACCGCCCCCCGGCAAATTCTCATTTATGCAGAGAGGAGTTGGGAAGACACGTGATGATGCATGGTGTTAGTGGATGTAAAATTACTGAAACAATGAAGAGTTGTGATGCTCGTAGTTTGCTTGATACCCTGAGAAAAG GCGTACCGCAGGAGGATAAAACGAGAACTTGTATACATGATGGTTGGGAACAGCCCAAACCTGTGAATGATTCGAGACATACGGCGGAGTGTCACTGTCATTACTGTGGTTTTGTGTCATCACTTGGGGGGATCTCACATCTTAAGGCACATTTGGGGGGAGGGGACCCAAGAATTCATGTACCAGGATGCTGTAAGGTGCCGCCAGAAGTCAAAAGAATAATAGCTGACTCGATCTCTGGATGTGTCCAAAACAAGAAAGCACAGTGCGTAAAGAATATTCAAG GAAAATCTCGTATGAGGGGAAGGCCGCTAGATGATGCTTGGGACCACGCCCTGCCAATGGATGATATAAGGCAGGGCACAAAATGCAAATATTGCAACTTTTTCTCTAAACGTGGTGGAATTACTCGTTTAAAAGCACATTTGGGTGGAGGTGATCCTACAATGCGAATTAAAGGTTGCCCTAACGTGTCCACGGATATCAAAAATTTGATGGAAAAAGAGATGAAAACATTTAATGAACGGCCAAAGAGACCTTTCCAAG CAGCCACAACAAAATCATCGGGAAGGGGAAGGCCACTTGACGATGCTTGGGAACATTGTATACCGTTGGATAACATAAGACAAGGCGCAAAATGCAAGTACTGTAACTTTGTTTCAAAACGTGGTGGAATTGCTCGTCTGAAGGCACACTTGGGTGGCGGTGATCCTATAATGCGGATTAGAGGTTGCCTAAACGTGTCAGTGGAACGTAAAGAAATTGATGGCAGAAGGGATCAAGAGATGTATGAAAACGCCCAGTGA